The Granulicella arctica genome segment CAGTCAGATGGGCGGTAACTGCGCGCCCAATGCTACTAACATCATCGATCCTATTACTGGTATCAATATTTCTTCGACACGACAGCTAGCCGCCAGTAGTATTAGCCCGCAAGCGCTTGCACTTTCGAAGATGCTTCCTAACTCCCAGGCGGACCAGTATGGTCGCGTCAATATAGCTCTGCCCGCTAACAATACAGAGGACCAGTTCATCGGTCGCATCGACTATACCTTCAACCAGAAGCACTCTCTCTTCGGACGCTACTTCCTAACGAACTACAAGGCTCCTGCGTATTTCTCTCCGACGAACCTTCTTCTCACTACCATCGCTGGAAACGACGAGCGTGTTCAGTCCTTCACCCTGGGGGATACGTATATTATCAGCCCTAGGATTGTGAACACGTTTCATGGAACCTACGATCGTCGCCGCGATAATCGCGGGCCAACTGCCGGTGGCATTAACGCAACTAATATTGGCGTCGATATGTACGACTATGTTCCCAACGATTTTCGCGTGACCATCAGCAACGGCTTTTCTGTCGGTTGCGGTACGTGCTCGCCAGGCTTCTTCGACACCAACACCGAAGATTTCAGTGACGACGTCGACTATGTGCGCGGCAAGCATCAGTTTGCCTTCGGTGGCGAGATTCTCCGCACTGGTGACAATACTCAGGCCGGCTATCTACAAAATGGCAGCTTCAACTTTGGAGGGCTTGCAAGTGGTATCGGAGGTAAGGCCGGGGAGCCGATGATCGACTTCATCGCCGGTCAGATGACCGCTATCGGATCCTCCACCGGCTTTAGCCAGAGCAAGGCTCAGCAGACTGCATATCGCCAGACCTCCTTCAGCGTCTACGCACAGGACACCTACCACTTTAGTCCGAGGATTACGGCCAACGTCGGCCTGCGTTGGGAGCCAGAGTTATTTCCGGTGGATAACTTCCATCGCGGTAGTACCTTCAGCCAGGCAGCATTTATTGCGGGCCAACACAGCACTGTTTATCTGAATGCTCCGGCTGGCTCTTTCTACTATGGTGATGCTGGCGTTCCTAAGTCATTTACGGACGACCGCTTCGCGAATCTCTCTCCGCGTGCTTCGTTCACGATTGATCCTTTTGGCACCGGTAAAACTGTCTTCCGTTTCGGCGGTGCGATCATGTATGACAATCCCGCTCTGTACACCTCGCAGCGCAACAGCTCCAATCCGCCGTACACTAACGAGATCGATATTACGGGGACGACCAGCCTGGCCAACCCCTGGGCTACCTATTCTGGCGGGAATCCCTTTCCTATTGCCAACCCGCCACAGTCTACTTCGCCCTTTCCAACGAATACTCTCTACATTCTCATTCCGCGTCATATTCAGACACCGACTGTTAATCAATGGACGGCCGGTGTGGAACAGGATCTGGGGCGTGGCTGGAACTTCTCCATTACCTATCTCGGAAACAAGAACAGTCATCTTTGGCTTGGAGCAGCGCTCAACCCCGCTGTCTATATTCCTGGTACGTGGACAGGTGCAGGCTCCTGCGGAAGTCTGACGATCTCACCAGGCACTGGGAAGGCATGCTCTTCGACCTCTAACTCTAATAATAGGACGGTCCTTTCGTTGATCAATCCAACGCAGGGTGTGGGGTATAGCCCCACGATGACCCAGATCGATGATGGCGCAAACTCGGGCTATAACGGTCTCCTCGCTGCAATCCAACACCGTATGTCGAACAACTTCAGCTTCCTTGCTAATTACACCTGGTCGCACTGCATCAGCGTCGGCGACTCCGGGGGAGATATAGCGTCACCGACCTATGAAGATACGAACAATAAGCGGCTCGATCGCGCTAACTGCGGATTCGACGTTCGTCATATCTTCAATACCACCTTCGTGGCATCCAGTCACTTCGGCGGTCTGCATGGCTGGGCAAACACGATGGTCAACAATTGGCAGATAGCACCGATCGTGCGCATCACGAGCGGAATGCCGCTTAATGTTACCTCGGGCATTGACAACTCGCTCACGGGCATTGGCCTTGATCGTCCCAATCTGGTCAGTTCCACAACCGTTTATACTCATCGCAAAATTACACAATCTGCCGCGGGCAACCTCGCTTATCTCACTAAGGCGGCGTTCTCGCAGAATGTTACCGGGACCTATGGGAATCTAGGTCGCAATGCTTTCCGTACTCCTAATTACTACGATGTGGATGCTGCACTTAGTCGCAATTTTCCGCTTCATGAGCGTCTGGCTCTGAATATTCGTCTTGAAGCCTTCAATGTGCTCAACCATCCTAACTTCTCCACTGTCAGTGCCACTGGAAGCGCCGCTTTTACAACAGCACTGAACTCCGGCACGTTCGGCAATGTCACTGGGGCTCTCGATCCGCGCATCTTCCAACTCGCTGGAAAGTTCACTTTTTGATCGCGGAACGGAGCGTTCGTGCCCCCCCAGTTTTACTGGAGGGCTTGTTCTTTATGCGCTGGATATACATCCGCCTTCATTCAATTCCGCTATTCCTCGCGGCTGTTATGAACTTCACGCAATTGTCTTAGCGAGGTTGCGGAGCGTGAGGACGACGAAAGCGAGTAAGTGGAGTCCTTTCAGCGTGGTATCGGGTCGCTCGTAGTCTCTGGCAAGTCTTCGGAAGCGTGCAGCCCATGCGAAGCTGCGTTCGACGGCCCAGCGGCGCGGCCGCAAGACGAAGCCCTGTTTCGCCATCGGATGCTTGACCACTTCCAACCGCAAGCCGTGTTGTTGAGCGGGCTCCGCAGCATTCGGCCCCGTGTAGCCCCGGTCGACATAGGCCAGTTGCGCATAAAGAGGCAGAGCCTCGGTGTGTTGACAGGACGTCTGGTCGCTCTTGGGATTCATATCAACAAAAAATGATATGTATATACCCGATCAGTATGTGCTTGCACGACCTTTTATGTCGGTGAATTGTTCTTGCAACGTGGTTATTTGGCTATCGTAATGACAGAGAATGTGCCGGGGATCGGAGTTGGCCGGAATTGCAATTCTTCGGATACCGCTGCCGTATTTTGTCCAAACTTAGAAGTTATAAGATAGACCTTTTCGTCTGCGTTGCTTACAGCCATAGTTCGAGCGCCAGCTTGTGTTTGTAGCTGCTGGACCATGGAGTATTCAGTTGGTGATTCACGATGAAAGATGGTGAGTGTGCCAGCGGCATTCGCAAGAAAGAGAGCGTCGTGCTTCGGATCAAAGGCGATGTCACCAGAGTTTGCTGGAGCCTCTCCGATGATATTTACATGCCTTGTGTCCATGTCGATAGCGACCAGGTGGTGATCCTCACAGGTGGTGAAGAATTGACGGTGGACAGGATCAACAGTAAGTCCAGCGGGTCCTGCACAAGATGCGAGTTGCCAGGATGCTATGACCTTCTTTGTTGCTGCGTCGATATGGGCTATCTCGCCGAGAGCAGGAAGAGTCACAAATACACCGCCATTGCCATCTGCTACTGCAGATCCGGGACGCCCTACTAGGGGGATCGTTGCCACGGCTTGGTTCGTCGTGCTGTCGATGATCGTTGCACTATGACTATGAGAGTTGAAGGCGAAGACAAATTGAGTGCGCGAGTCAAAGACAATAGTGTCAGGGATGCGACCGGTAGGAATGGATGTCACAATTCGAAGGCTGGCACGATCAAAGACACGAACAAATCCTGCGGTTCCGTCGGTGGGATCGGTGACATAGCCGTATCTCCCGGAGCTATCGAGAGTCACATCTCGTACATTCGTCATGCCGTCGATTTCCCCTATGACCTTGCCGGTTTCGGTATCGATGACAGTCACACGATCGGTGCGTGGAATGTAGAGCCGATGAGCGGAGGGATCGAGAGATAGAAAACCCCAACCTCCCTTGCCGCCGATATTCCATTGACTCTGGATGCGGAAAGCACGCGGAGTTGTAGGCGTAGCTGCGAGCGCTACTGTGGCAGTAAAGATCATTCCGATACCGAGAGAGAATACGAGTGAGGTGACGGGGTTTGTTAGCTGCCTGATGGATGGCACGTTCAAATTGTCTATTTTCATGATGGAAGCATTTCCTGGAAGACGCTACTACGGCCAGTAATTGCTGGCCGTAGTAGCGTTGTACTGTGTGCAGCGTAGTTGATTACCGGGAAGATGCTCGGAAGTCATCCATAAGATCGCCGATAGCTGGGCTATTGGTTGGAACATACGGATTGTTCGCCTTCTGAATCGGGTTCGGGAGGTTATCGCGACTACGAGTGGTGATAGGCGAAAGGCCCCAGTTCTTCTCGATGAATTTGATCAGTGAGACGTGATCTCCATACTCGTGAGAGACACGACCACCCTTGGAATACTTCGAGACGATGATGAGCGGGATACGAGTGCCATCGCCGAAGAAATCGACCGGCTGAATGTAGCCCGAGTCATAGTATCCGCCGCCCTCATCAAAGGTGACGAAGATCGCGGTGTCGTTCCATAGCTCCGGGTTGGCTTTGACCTGATTGACGATCTTCTTGACGAAGCCTTCGAAGAGGTCAAGTTTGGACGAGGCCGGGTGACCATCATTGAAGCCGCTTGGTTTGACGATGGAAACTGGCGGTAGATTGCCTGTGTCGATGTCTTCGTAGAGTTGAGTCGTGTCCGCGATGTACTTCTCACGGTTGGCCTGGGTGCCCATGATGGAGGTCTCGTACTGGAAGGGGTTGCAGATGTTGCAGTATTCGTCGAAACTATTCGATTCCGTAGGATCGGTTACATAGAGATCCCAGTTTTCGCCGTAGTACTTGAAGGGAATGTCCTTGGCGATGAGGGAGTCGCCGATGCTCTTGACGTCCGTCGGAGGAATAGTAAACGGAGAGTACTGCGAGGTAAGTGTCCCGTCGCCGTTATAGCCAGGGTTGTAGTTGTTGACAAGGTAATAGTGGCCCTTGGCGCAGTTCGGATTGACAGGCCGCTTGAGCGACTGGAGGTAGTTAGTAACAGCAGGAACACCGGGCTGGCTGATGTCCTGGCAGTTTACATAGCTGCCACCGCTATAGCCGTCCTGATCGTAGTAGTTATTGGTCATGACTTGCGGATTGGGGTTTTCGGTCTGGAGGGCCGAAGGAGTAAGAGCTTTACCTTTGCCATCGCTGTACCAGATTGCATCCGCAAATCCGAACATGATGTGGTTAGCGCCGGTGCCTCCCATGACGGACTGGTGGAAGTTGTCGCTGATGGTGTATTCGTCAGCTAGTTCTTTGAAGTAAGGGGCATCGCCCCGCGCCATATTGTAGAAGCCCATGGAGGCAGAGCCTTCACGGGTGGTGGTATCAGTGAAGTTGACCGGTTGGGGAGCACCGTTGCTTCCGGTGCCGACGGAGGTTTCGACCCAGGGGAAGAGATCGTTCAAGCATCCGCTGGCGTTGTCTTCGGTAGCATAGTCGGCGTTGCAGTCTGTTTGCTGCCACATCTGGAAGAATCGGTGCACAGGGCTCTGCGTATAAGCGTCATAAGGCATCTTGGGACCGCTAAGTTGATACACTCCCTCACGCAGCGACGTTGCGTCCTTGATGCGCGTGTCGACCTTTCCTGCGGTAATACCGGTAGCACCAGTAAGCAGATATTTATCGTAACCGGCGGCAAGGCCACGGTCCGCAAGCTTAGCAACTTTGAGAGTGGTGAAGGGAGCCGGGCCAGTTACGGTAGGTGCTTTGGGCCCACCGGCCAAGGCTGGCGGCAGCGTGTTGTAGATGCTCTTCGACTGGGGGCTGTTGGAGTACACTCCATCTCCGGATGTCGTACTATCGAGCGCGGAGAATTGTGCAGAGAGAGAGTAGTTAGGGCCTGGCTTTCCATTGGCATCGACGATGCCCTTGGAGAGTAGGTTGGAGACGGTTTCGCCTTCTTTTGGCTTATAGGTAGCAAAAACGTGGTCGAAGGTGCGATTCTCTCCAATAATGACAATCACGTGCTTGATCGGAGTAGTCGTAGTTGTAGCAGGTGTTTGTGCGTAGGCGGATTGCGGAAGAACCGCCAGCATTTGCAGCGCAATCAATGTCATCGCGCCACACTTCAAAGTCCCATTTGGGGCAGTGACCATACGTTTCGATTTCAAGGTGAACCTCCAGAATGCCAAGGGCTAACGTAAGCCTAAGGAAAACAGATCCTCAGTGGCATAAATAACGTAGACCGTATGGCAGAAGGGAAGTGTCAAGCGATGATGAAATAATCAAGAATCACGCTCACGCTTTAATTGCATTTCACTATTCGTGAAATATAGGTAAATGCACCAACCTTGTTATGCACCTATCGCATCCTAATTGAGCTTTTTCATGCGGATCAGGCTATGACCTTATAGGGACGCATCATCTCATTATCCTCGTGCTCGAGGATATGGCAGTGCCATACATAGAGGAACTCCTGCCCTGGGGTCACTTCGGTTCCGTGTGGCAGATCGAAGCGCATGATGACACGGGTGACATAGCCGGGGTAGGACTTGATGGTGTCTTTTCGCGCGGGACGTTCATTGCTCTCAGGAGCCATGGGCTTACCGGTGAAGACGAGCTTGCCGGTCTGCTGATAGGTCAGGACGTCGAAGGACTGACGGTTCAGAACCTGAAACTGCACCAGATGGACATGGAGAGGATGAACGTCGCTGGTGATATTGACGAAGGACCAAATCTCAGTGCTGCCTGCCTTTGGATCTTCGGTGATGGGTTCGTGCCAACGCGCGTTGCCCAGCAAGCCGATGATGACGTACCCGTCAGAGGAGCGCTCCCTCTCCGATACCAGTAGCATTCGCTCGTGCGTGGTGAATGATGGGTTGAGCAGTTCGAAGGGAACGAGCGTGTCGGGTATGGCACTGGAATCTTTCCCGGACAGGAGCTTGCCCACCTTGAAGAGCATGACCTCTTCGGGAAGGTACTGGCCTCCCATGGTGTAGGGGGCAGGCGCGTCATTGATGAGAGAGAAGGACTTGCCTGCGCAATCTGAGAAGTCGACAATAATATCGAAACGCTCAGCAGGAGCAATCAGTAGATAGTGCAGCTCGACAGGGGAGGGAAGAAGCCCGCCATCCGTTCCTATCTGCTGGAACGAGGGAACGTCATAGGATTCATTGAGGATGTTGCCATTCGCATCGGAGTTGAAGAGGCGAAGATGATAGAAGCGGGAGTTGGATGCATTGAGGATGCGCAGGCGGTATCTTCTCGGTTCAACTTCGAGGAACGGCATCACCTTGCCGTTGACGCAGTTCATATCGCCGAAAAATTCCTGAATCCACACCGGGTGCTCTTTGGGACCGTTCACGACCTTGGGATAAAACAAGGAGCCATCATGGTGGAAGAGCCGGTCCTGCAACATCAAAGGAATCTCGAACTCCCCTTGGGGAAGATTGAGCGCTTTCTCTGCTTCATCGCGGATGAGATAGAAGCCGGCAAGGCCAGCGTAAACGTTCAGCCGCGTAATGCCGAGGCAGTGATCGTGATACCAGAGCGTAGTAGAAGGCTGGCAGTTCGGGTAGTGGGAGGGACGAGGGTTGAAGCGTGGACCGTGCTCGCCATGTGCGGTAAACCATGCTTCGGGATAGCCGTCGTCTTCGGGAAGCGCACAGGCGCCATGCAAGTGCGCTACGTTGCGCACTGGTGGCAGCGACGCTTCGGCTCCATGAATGGAATGATCGATGGGGAGCAGATGAGTCGTTGGCAGCTTGCTGACCCAGTTGATGTTGAGTGACTGACCGCTCTGCGCCTCGATCGTGGGGCCAGGCCATGAGCTGTTGTAGCCCCATAGGGTTGTAGGCGGCAGATCGCGATGGACCCTGTGCTGGAACTGCCGCATTTCAATGGTGATGACTTCATCGGTTTTCCCTGTAGAGCGAACAACCGGCGGGATGGGGAGTGGATCGACGTAGCGGGTAAGTTTAACGTCACTGCGAACCTGAGGAGGCGAAGCCATAGCTTGGCCAACGGCTGGTATGGCCTTGCTTAGAGTCATTCCTGCGGAGCTATAGAGACCACGGCTGAGCAGCCGTCGTCTGCTCAGCACGGATTGCAACCGGATCGAGCAGAGCCAGTGACGGGGAAAATTTTTGATCGATGATGTTTCATGACAGAGATTCGCGGTGCTGTGTGCGGCCCGCTACTTCCTAAAGATCAACACTAG includes the following:
- a CDS encoding TonB-dependent receptor, whose amino-acid sequence is MGEQDYVGIRASRGEFGVRMRHSFQRKVGSDLATLVLFIVAAVFLFQAKMSFAQSAGTASVQGSVTDPTGAVVANAQVTLTNTERGTSRSTVTDGAGLYSLPNVPVGPYALSVIATGFQGYTQKGVLEVGNNIQINAALSIGSSTEKIEVQASGAALETDTSSFKQVIDQKRITELPLNGRQATQLILVSGGAVNAPAGDINGSKTYANTPVIAVAGSQGIYNNYVLDGGTYTDTFTNTNLPYPFPDALREFSVESNSLPARNGLHPGSLVNVVTNSGTNQLHGTVFEFLRNNIINANNFFSTSKDTLKRNQFGGTMGGKILTDKMFFFGGYQGTRNRQTSSATGYCIPTAAELVGNFSQMGGNCAPNATNIIDPITGINISSTRQLAASSISPQALALSKMLPNSQADQYGRVNIALPANNTEDQFIGRIDYTFNQKHSLFGRYFLTNYKAPAYFSPTNLLLTTIAGNDERVQSFTLGDTYIISPRIVNTFHGTYDRRRDNRGPTAGGINATNIGVDMYDYVPNDFRVTISNGFSVGCGTCSPGFFDTNTEDFSDDVDYVRGKHQFAFGGEILRTGDNTQAGYLQNGSFNFGGLASGIGGKAGEPMIDFIAGQMTAIGSSTGFSQSKAQQTAYRQTSFSVYAQDTYHFSPRITANVGLRWEPELFPVDNFHRGSTFSQAAFIAGQHSTVYLNAPAGSFYYGDAGVPKSFTDDRFANLSPRASFTIDPFGTGKTVFRFGGAIMYDNPALYTSQRNSSNPPYTNEIDITGTTSLANPWATYSGGNPFPIANPPQSTSPFPTNTLYILIPRHIQTPTVNQWTAGVEQDLGRGWNFSITYLGNKNSHLWLGAALNPAVYIPGTWTGAGSCGSLTISPGTGKACSSTSNSNNRTVLSLINPTQGVGYSPTMTQIDDGANSGYNGLLAAIQHRMSNNFSFLANYTWSHCISVGDSGGDIASPTYEDTNNKRLDRANCGFDVRHIFNTTFVASSHFGGLHGWANTMVNNWQIAPIVRITSGMPLNVTSGIDNSLTGIGLDRPNLVSSTTVYTHRKITQSAAGNLAYLTKAAFSQNVTGTYGNLGRNAFRTPNYYDVDAALSRNFPLHERLALNIRLEAFNVLNHPNFSTVSATGSAAFTTALNSGTFGNVTGALDPRIFQLAGKFTF
- a CDS encoding YncE family protein, which translates into the protein MKIDNLNVPSIRQLTNPVTSLVFSLGIGMIFTATVALAATPTTPRAFRIQSQWNIGGKGGWGFLSLDPSAHRLYIPRTDRVTVIDTETGKVIGEIDGMTNVRDVTLDSSGRYGYVTDPTDGTAGFVRVFDRASLRIVTSIPTGRIPDTIVFDSRTQFVFAFNSHSHSATIIDSTTNQAVATIPLVGRPGSAVADGNGGVFVTLPALGEIAHIDAATKKVIASWQLASCAGPAGLTVDPVHRQFFTTCEDHHLVAIDMDTRHVNIIGEAPANSGDIAFDPKHDALFLANAAGTLTIFHRESPTEYSMVQQLQTQAGARTMAVSNADEKVYLITSKFGQNTAAVSEELQFRPTPIPGTFSVITIAK
- a CDS encoding alkaline phosphatase family protein — its product is MKSKRMVTAPNGTLKCGAMTLIALQMLAVLPQSAYAQTPATTTTTPIKHVIVIIGENRTFDHVFATYKPKEGETVSNLLSKGIVDANGKPGPNYSLSAQFSALDSTTSGDGVYSNSPQSKSIYNTLPPALAGGPKAPTVTGPAPFTTLKVAKLADRGLAAGYDKYLLTGATGITAGKVDTRIKDATSLREGVYQLSGPKMPYDAYTQSPVHRFFQMWQQTDCNADYATEDNASGCLNDLFPWVETSVGTGSNGAPQPVNFTDTTTREGSASMGFYNMARGDAPYFKELADEYTISDNFHQSVMGGTGANHIMFGFADAIWYSDGKGKALTPSALQTENPNPQVMTNNYYDQDGYSGGSYVNCQDISQPGVPAVTNYLQSLKRPVNPNCAKGHYYLVNNYNPGYNGDGTLTSQYSPFTIPPTDVKSIGDSLIAKDIPFKYYGENWDLYVTDPTESNSFDEYCNICNPFQYETSIMGTQANREKYIADTTQLYEDIDTGNLPPVSIVKPSGFNDGHPASSKLDLFEGFVKKIVNQVKANPELWNDTAIFVTFDEGGGYYDSGYIQPVDFFGDGTRIPLIIVSKYSKGGRVSHEYGDHVSLIKFIEKNWGLSPITTRSRDNLPNPIQKANNPYVPTNSPAIGDLMDDFRASSR
- a CDS encoding multicopper oxidase family protein: MASPPQVRSDVKLTRYVDPLPIPPVVRSTGKTDEVITIEMRQFQHRVHRDLPPTTLWGYNSSWPGPTIEAQSGQSLNINWVSKLPTTHLLPIDHSIHGAEASLPPVRNVAHLHGACALPEDDGYPEAWFTAHGEHGPRFNPRPSHYPNCQPSTTLWYHDHCLGITRLNVYAGLAGFYLIRDEAEKALNLPQGEFEIPLMLQDRLFHHDGSLFYPKVVNGPKEHPVWIQEFFGDMNCVNGKVMPFLEVEPRRYRLRILNASNSRFYHLRLFNSDANGNILNESYDVPSFQQIGTDGGLLPSPVELHYLLIAPAERFDIIVDFSDCAGKSFSLINDAPAPYTMGGQYLPEEVMLFKVGKLLSGKDSSAIPDTLVPFELLNPSFTTHERMLLVSERERSSDGYVIIGLLGNARWHEPITEDPKAGSTEIWSFVNITSDVHPLHVHLVQFQVLNRQSFDVLTYQQTGKLVFTGKPMAPESNERPARKDTIKSYPGYVTRVIMRFDLPHGTEVTPGQEFLYVWHCHILEHEDNEMMRPYKVIA